The Ananas comosus cultivar F153 linkage group 6, ASM154086v1, whole genome shotgun sequence genome segment tgttcatagaaatctaaaataattatacttgGAGTTTGAAACTTTGGATACTAAACCATTAAGTCCGACCTTAACCCGCTATGTTAGGTATGTAAATCCAGTAAAACACTGTCGAAGTGAATCTTTTGTCATCCAAAGATAAAATGACAAAGGTGTGAGAGGATTAATGAAGGTACTACGGGGAGCATGTGTGTATGCTTAGTGGATTGACTACAAAAGCTAGTGGTGGGTCCTGCAAAAATAGGCCTAGTAAGCCTACAatagaaaagttaaaaaagcaTACTGCGCCGAGTtagattttgtaatttttaggtagttaaaaaaatatatatataatttttctcaactttcattcattttaatttgactatctaatctttaaaattttaaattttgctacataaacttttatttttttgttagtttTAGTCTGTTAATGACtatttaactttaatatttgaatCCACTGCTGAATTTTATAGACATAATAagtatgtattatataatatatggaaCTATAAATCCTTTCCAGTAAgtaattgatttaaattttatactgaaAGAGTCATCAAATGACTTAAATCGGACAAATTAAAAGActggatattaaaataaaaattataaaaggtTATATAATCGAATCAAATTctagtttagataagttttattcatttttaCCTAATATTTAACTTAGGAATCTGATATTATCTCCTTATTTGTCTTTTTCTCACTTACCACCTCttccttagtttttttttttcttaataatttCTTCGAAATCCAAAATCATTAAAATAGTCAAATTTCATCTAGGATTTAGCCCAGCCCAAATAGTTACATGGATGTTTGACCCATATAACACACTGCGAAATGGATGGGCCAAGTTCAGCTCAGGCCCGAGATACATCGACCCGACCGGCCCACAATACGCGGCGTGGTCCGCACGTATAGGTCGGACTCCCATTCTGCAATCACAGCCGTCAAAAATTCCACGGCTTCGATCACTTGATCGGGAATCCGACGGTTCAGATCAATCACGCCTGTCCGGAACAATAATAACAGCTCCATTTCTCAACACCTTCCCCCAAGTCACTCTCGCCCGCGCTCGATCactccgccaccgccaccgatccctccacacaaaaaaaaaagaaagtgaaacTACTCTTACACCTCCCCCTTTGGGCCTTTCCtctccctttcttcttccccaCGCTCCGCCaccccccaaaaccctagccctagccatAAACCCTAGCTCGCTCTTCTCCCTCTCGAATCAGGGCAATGGTGCGCGCGTACACGCAGGAGCACGTGTACCGGCACCCCTGGGACCGCGTGACCACGGCGGCGTGGCGCAAGTTCACCGACCCCGACACCCCCGCGGTGCTCTCCCACATCCTCGACGTCCACACGCTCTCCCGGCGCCTCGACTCCGCCACGGGCCGCCTCCTCACCACCCGATCCATCACCGTGCGGTCGCCGACCCTCCCCTTCCTCGTCCGCCGCGTCCTCGGCCAGGACGCCGTCGTGTGCCACTGCGTCGAGTCCTCCGTCGTCGACGCCCCGCGCCGCTCCATGGACATCGTCGCCCGCAACGCCAGCCTCCGCGGCCTCATCGAGGTCGAGGAGCGCTCCAGCTACCGCCCCCACCCCGATCGCCCCGCGGAGTGGACGGTGTTTCGGCAGGAGACGAGCATCCGCTGCAAGCCCCTCTCGGCGCTCGCCGCCGTGGCCGAGAAGGTGGAGCAGCGCTGCGCCGACAGATTCCTGCAGAACAGCGTCAAGGGGCGGGAGGTCGTCGAGCGG includes the following:
- the LOC109711244 gene encoding PRELI domain containing protein 3A — encoded protein: MVRAYTQEHVYRHPWDRVTTAAWRKFTDPDTPAVLSHILDVHTLSRRLDSATGRLLTTRSITVRSPTLPFLVRRVLGQDAVVCHCVESSVVDAPRRSMDIVARNASLRGLIEVEERSSYRPHPDRPAEWTVFRQETSIRCKPLSALAAVAEKVEQRCADRFLQNSVKGREVVERICKYLEAESSSAAAAASC